From the genome of Mycoplasma putrefaciens KS1, one region includes:
- the atpG gene encoding ATP synthase F1 subunit gamma, whose amino-acid sequence MANLSSLKAEIASVKNIGRITNAMQLVASAKLRRIGKKVVQTHEYVTEVYTLFNDIIKNSDKSLYLKEDEHDLKKTLWIVINSNLGLCGGYNLNINKLVMKNIKPDDEIYAIGSKAVSFYKARKIKIKEQKTNIDINFTSDQAKQMGNDILGLYTSKEFDDIKIVYTKFINNVTHEPTILRLFPIIKNTDQQNNNQNFKAKLVFEPSAEEILETAISLYLNAVLYGTIIESQVSEQASRRNAMENATNNGKSLEYDLSLKYNRQRQGAITQEISEIVSGANAQSN is encoded by the coding sequence ATGGCAAATTTAAGTAGTTTAAAAGCAGAAATTGCATCTGTTAAAAATATCGGAAGAATTACTAATGCGATGCAACTTGTAGCATCAGCTAAATTACGTCGTATTGGTAAGAAAGTAGTCCAAACTCATGAATATGTAACTGAAGTTTATACCTTATTTAACGATATTATTAAAAACTCTGATAAATCTCTTTATTTAAAAGAAGATGAACACGATCTTAAAAAAACGTTATGAATTGTAATTAATTCTAATTTAGGTTTATGTGGTGGATATAACTTAAATATTAACAAACTAGTAATGAAAAACATTAAACCTGATGATGAAATCTATGCCATCGGATCAAAAGCCGTTTCATTTTATAAAGCTAGAAAAATCAAAATTAAAGAACAAAAAACAAATATTGATATTAACTTTACAAGTGATCAAGCAAAACAAATGGGAAATGACATTTTAGGGCTTTACACTAGCAAAGAATTTGATGATATTAAAATTGTTTATACTAAATTCATAAATAATGTTACTCATGAACCAACTATTTTAAGATTGTTTCCAATTATTAAAAATACTGATCAACAAAACAATAATCAAAACTTTAAAGCTAAACTCGTTTTTGAACCAAGTGCTGAAGAAATTTTAGAAACAGCAATAAGTTTGTATTTAAATGCAGTTTTGTATGGAACTATTATTGAATCACAAGTAAGTGAGCAAGCTTCTAGAAGAAATGCTATGGAAAACGCAACCAACAATGGTAAGAGTTTAGAATACGATTTAAGTTTAAAATACAACCGTCAAAGACAGGGTGCTATTACACAAGAAATTAGTGAAATTGTTTCTGGAGCAAACGCACAATCAAACTAG
- the atpD gene encoding F0F1 ATP synthase subunit beta has protein sequence MKTDQQTRQKTAKATSIGKIVQVMGPVVDVKFSESKIPTIYDALIVDNNGTKLVLEVEQNIGDEIVRTIAMGSTDGLTRGMKVLNTGSPILAPVGDQVLGRMFNVLGDPIDEKPEPNCKRMPIHRDAPSYDELITTTEIFETGIKVIDLMIPFSKGGKVGLFGGAGVGKTVLIQELINNIAKAHSGVSVFAGVGERTREGNDLYHEFIEAGVLDKTSLVFGQMNEPPGARMRVALTGLTIAEYFRDKKNMDVLLFIDNIFRFTQAGAEVSALLGRMPSAVGYQPTLSTEMGALQERITSTKNGSITSVQAVYVPADDLTDPAPATTFTHLDARIVLDRSIASLGIYPAVDPLTSSSRMLDPEIVGEEHYSTALGVQETLQKYRDLQSIIAILGMDELSEEDKLVVQRARKIRNFLSQSFFVGEKFTGRPGAFVKIADTVRSFKSILNGEVDNIPESYFLYTSTIDDVFKKFKEDEK, from the coding sequence ATGAAAACTGATCAACAAACTAGACAAAAAACAGCTAAAGCAACTTCAATAGGTAAAATCGTTCAAGTGATGGGACCTGTTGTTGATGTTAAATTCAGTGAAAGCAAAATTCCTACAATTTATGATGCTTTAATTGTTGATAATAATGGTACAAAGTTAGTTTTAGAAGTTGAACAAAACATTGGTGATGAAATTGTTAGAACAATTGCTATGGGTTCAACTGATGGTTTAACTCGTGGAATGAAAGTTTTAAACACAGGATCTCCTATCCTAGCTCCAGTTGGTGATCAAGTTTTAGGTCGTATGTTTAATGTTTTAGGTGATCCAATTGATGAAAAGCCTGAACCTAATTGTAAAAGAATGCCAATTCATCGTGATGCTCCAAGTTATGATGAATTAATAACAACAACTGAAATCTTTGAAACCGGAATTAAAGTAATTGATTTAATGATTCCTTTTTCTAAAGGTGGAAAAGTCGGTTTATTTGGTGGAGCTGGAGTTGGAAAAACAGTTCTAATTCAAGAATTAATTAATAACATTGCCAAAGCTCATAGCGGGGTTTCGGTATTTGCTGGAGTTGGTGAAAGAACTCGTGAAGGAAATGATTTATACCATGAATTTATTGAAGCAGGAGTTTTAGATAAAACAAGTCTAGTTTTTGGTCAGATGAATGAACCACCAGGAGCACGTATGCGTGTTGCTTTAACAGGCTTAACAATTGCTGAATACTTCAGAGACAAAAAGAACATGGACGTGTTATTATTTATTGATAATATTTTTAGATTTACTCAAGCAGGAGCAGAAGTTTCAGCTTTGCTAGGCCGTATGCCTTCGGCTGTTGGATACCAACCAACACTTTCAACTGAGATGGGTGCTTTACAAGAGCGCATTACATCAACAAAAAACGGTTCAATCACTTCTGTTCAAGCTGTTTATGTTCCTGCTGATGATTTAACAGATCCAGCACCAGCAACCACTTTTACTCATTTAGACGCACGTATTGTTTTAGACAGATCAATTGCAAGTTTAGGAATTTATCCTGCTGTTGATCCACTAACAAGTTCATCTCGTATGTTAGATCCTGAAATCGTTGGTGAAGAACATTATTCAACTGCTTTAGGAGTACAAGAAACTTTACAAAAATATCGTGACCTACAATCAATTATCGCTATTTTAGGTATGGATGAATTAAGTGAAGAAGATAAACTGGTTGTTCAAAGGGCAAGAAAAATAAGAAACTTCTTATCTCAATCATTTTTTGTAGGAGAAAAATTTACAGGAAGACCTGGAGCATTTGTTAAAATAGCTGACACTGTTAGATCATTTAAATCAATTTTAAATGGTGAAGTAGATAATATTCCTGAATCATATTTCTTATACACATCAACAATTGATGATGTGTTTAAGAAATTTAAAGAAGATGAAAAATAG
- a CDS encoding 5'-3' exonuclease, with translation MTTKNETKPILLIDGYHLLHKGYYGTLKRKKLSRNKDGVPINAVYTFAANIFKFINSNKYHSIIVTFDVDKESFRKQLYPNYKAKRKETPADLVPQMQLARQFLSAANITWYEQENYEGDDVIGTIARIANKLGYQVRILSNDKDTFQLVNEKTYVITNISKKAETHVITPKEVYEQFFCTPEQVADVKAMLGDTSDNIKGIRYMRHKQVYMLLKKYKSVENIIDNINDLSEPLKTSISENKDLLILNKKITTILTNLKLGRINFKPTRITYYKLIKFLKAQEMYSFVRPIRKKIEEISNFKTINDQSTTKQFIKTQIDLKNTKQIKVPKPNNALKHNKFKNYKQKRFS, from the coding sequence ATGACTACAAAAAATGAAACCAAACCAATTTTACTAATTGATGGTTATCATTTATTACATAAAGGGTATTATGGTACTTTAAAAAGAAAGAAATTATCTAGAAATAAAGATGGTGTTCCAATCAACGCCGTCTATACATTTGCAGCTAATATATTCAAATTTATAAATTCAAACAAATATCACTCAATCATAGTTACTTTTGATGTTGACAAGGAATCTTTTCGCAAACAGTTATACCCAAACTACAAAGCAAAAAGAAAAGAAACCCCGGCTGATTTAGTTCCTCAAATGCAATTAGCACGCCAATTTTTATCGGCAGCTAACATCACTTGATATGAACAAGAAAACTATGAAGGTGATGATGTTATAGGAACTATTGCTAGAATTGCAAATAAATTAGGCTATCAGGTAAGAATTCTTTCTAATGATAAAGATACCTTTCAATTAGTAAATGAAAAAACTTATGTTATTACAAATATCAGCAAAAAAGCTGAGACACATGTTATTACACCTAAAGAAGTTTATGAACAATTTTTCTGTACTCCAGAACAAGTAGCTGATGTTAAAGCAATGTTAGGAGATACTTCAGATAATATTAAAGGTATTAGATATATGCGTCATAAACAGGTTTATATGTTGTTAAAAAAATATAAAAGCGTCGAAAATATTATTGATAATATCAATGACTTATCTGAACCTTTAAAAACTAGTATTTCTGAAAATAAAGATCTCTTAATCTTAAACAAAAAAATTACCACTATTCTAACTAATTTAAAATTAGGAAGAATTAATTTTAAACCCACCAGAATTACTTACTATAAATTAATAAAATTTTTAAAGGCTCAAGAGATGTATTCTTTTGTAAGACCAATCAGGAAAAAAATCGAAGAAATTAGTAATTTTAAAACTATAAATGATCAATCAACTACTAAACAATTTATTAAAACTCAAATTGATTTAAAAAATACCAAACAAATCAAGGTACCTAAACCAAATAACGCTTTAAAACATAATAAATTTAAAAACTATAAACAAAAAAGATTTAGTTAG
- a CDS encoding lipoprotein, with protein MKRLLSILASAGMIASTGAVAVACQDTTPSAKMTEIKTLIKNTNLDELADSKSSTIIKKVLEKNKTSINNKLVEKDLQLKGSAMVVKDKEMKATITVSEEGAKKNFTGEVEVTFKIN; from the coding sequence ATGAAAAGACTATTATCAATTCTAGCTTCAGCTGGAATGATCGCTTCAACTGGTGCAGTTGCGGTTGCTTGTCAAGATACAACTCCATCAGCTAAAATGACAGAAATCAAGACACTTATTAAAAACACAAACCTAGATGAACTAGCTGATAGTAAATCTTCAACAATAATTAAAAAAGTGCTTGAAAAAAATAAAACTTCAATAAATAATAAATTAGTTGAAAAAGATCTTCAACTTAAAGGTTCAGCAATGGTTGTTAAAGATAAAGAAATGAAAGCAACTATAACAGTTTCTGAAGAAGGAGCAAAAAAGAACTTCACAGGTGAAGTTGAAGTTACTTTTAAAATAAATTAA
- a CDS encoding lipoprotein, translating into MKKLLSILGSVGMIASTGAVAVSCTNTEAMKWEEAYKEAFKKNIERILFINMSKYLPQQAANKLDLTEYFKDLWKDDLKTKADFENLKEEVKDEIFNIIKAAYPFEEFKKDENGKVTDITVVYDQDTFNDKEFEKLKPEEKLEQFEKNKAKIIKEFNEKVAAENLKIDELFKPILMLLK; encoded by the coding sequence ATGAAAAAACTATTATCAATTCTAGGTTCAGTTGGAATGATTGCTTCAACTGGTGCGGTCGCAGTTTCATGTACAAACACTGAAGCTATGAAATGAGAAGAAGCATATAAAGAAGCATTTAAAAAAAATATTGAAAGAATTCTATTTATAAATATGTCAAAATATTTACCTCAACAGGCTGCAAATAAATTAGATCTAACAGAATACTTTAAAGATTTATGAAAAGATGATCTTAAAACAAAAGCTGATTTTGAAAATCTAAAAGAAGAAGTTAAAGATGAAATTTTTAATATTATAAAGGCAGCTTATCCTTTTGAAGAATTCAAAAAAGATGAAAATGGTAAAGTTACTGATATAACTGTTGTTTATGATCAAGACACATTTAATGATAAAGAATTTGAAAAGTTAAAACCAGAAGAAAAATTAGAACAATTTGAAAAAAATAAGGCAAAAATAATTAAAGAGTTCAATGAAAAAGTAGCAGCAGAAAATCTTAAAATTGATGAATTATTTAAACCTATATTAATGCTTTTAAAATAA
- a CDS encoding phosphatase PAP2 family protein, with protein sequence MQNQLKPKIGKNTTFRVMFTSISILFLLALIGFIISTQYKTDFKISQFFEKALEYEVVKYWAVFYEMLGNTLLAPFICFALMVIVESWFLYKSQNKQMNFFSKNRWIVKALYLFLLVLFLIVVSVVSYLQLKQGNGFGPEGDAVFLMSSWYRKIAIISMIIVDLIIMVVGFCLIHFKFARSKDFLVNQYWIQAIKILLFAALSYIVVVFLKGLTSRPYYYNVIYGDLLEKMKNQGHADWVEHYLNQSSFRHGFDIGDGKFDHNISGDWPWYVINGSAFKPAKNLALYKNWVEWAFPSGHLIATLTIGTTFFFFLSNNKKLTYKKIIWLLIFLLHLLSMTFALIVDRGHWFSDVSFSYLFGLPLIWIVNKIGIKIQQKINDRT encoded by the coding sequence ATGCAAAATCAGTTAAAACCTAAAATAGGTAAAAATACAACATTTCGTGTAATGTTTACTAGTATTAGTATTCTTTTTTTACTAGCTTTAATTGGATTTATAATATCTACTCAATATAAAACTGATTTTAAAATATCTCAATTTTTTGAAAAAGCTCTTGAGTATGAAGTTGTTAAATATTGAGCTGTATTTTATGAAATGTTAGGTAACACTTTATTAGCTCCATTTATATGCTTTGCTTTAATGGTGATTGTTGAAAGTTGGTTTTTATATAAATCACAAAATAAACAAATGAATTTTTTTAGTAAAAATCGTTGAATTGTTAAAGCGCTTTATTTATTTTTATTAGTTTTATTTTTAATTGTTGTAAGTGTTGTGTCATATCTTCAACTTAAACAAGGTAATGGTTTTGGACCAGAAGGTGATGCAGTCTTTTTGATGAGTAGTTGATATAGAAAAATAGCAATAATAAGTATGATCATTGTAGATCTTATAATTATGGTTGTTGGTTTTTGTTTAATTCACTTTAAATTTGCCAGATCTAAAGATTTTTTAGTTAATCAATATTGAATTCAAGCAATCAAAATTTTGTTGTTTGCTGCTTTATCTTATATTGTTGTTGTATTTTTAAAAGGTTTAACATCAAGACCTTATTATTACAATGTTATTTATGGTGATCTATTAGAAAAAATGAAAAATCAAGGTCATGCCGACTGAGTTGAACATTATTTAAATCAATCTAGTTTCAGACATGGATTTGATATTGGTGATGGTAAGTTTGATCACAATATTAGTGGTGATTGACCTTGATATGTAATTAATGGATCTGCTTTTAAGCCAGCAAAAAATCTAGCATTATATAAAAACTGAGTAGAATGAGCTTTTCCATCAGGTCATTTAATTGCTACTTTAACAATTGGTACAACTTTTTTCTTCTTTTTATCTAATAATAAGAAACTAACTTATAAGAAGATAATTTGATTATTAATTTTTTTATTACATTTATTATCAATGACTTTTGCTTTAATTGTTGATCGAGGTCACTGATTTTCAGATGTTAGTTTTTCTTATTTATTTGGATTACCTTTAATTTGGATTGTTAATAAAATTGGAATTAAAATTCAACAAAAAATAAATGACAGAACTTAA
- a CDS encoding IMPACT family protein — translation MKTITNQIYTNQTVIKNSKFITIISRVESKKQLDQFLKKYTKNDASHNCYAYRIYDNKIIGGYSDDHEPSSTAGKPIFNVLEKNHLFNVVILVIRYYGGIKLGAGPLTRTYSNCASQIVKLAEIIDLKTYYLYKISFDISNTKLVNSWINQNRIQIITKLFSNKVIYQIQTESEIKETSFFQIIEEQILNKLF, via the coding sequence ATGAAAACAATAACAAATCAAATTTACACAAATCAAACAGTAATCAAGAACTCTAAATTTATCACCATTATTTCTAGAGTTGAGTCTAAAAAACAATTAGACCAGTTTTTAAAAAAATACACTAAAAATGATGCTAGTCATAACTGTTATGCTTATAGAATTTATGACAATAAAATCATTGGTGGTTATAGTGATGATCATGAACCTAGTTCAACCGCTGGAAAACCAATTTTTAATGTTTTAGAAAAGAATCACTTATTTAATGTTGTCATTTTAGTTATTAGATATTATGGTGGAATTAAACTTGGTGCTGGACCATTAACTAGAACTTATTCTAATTGTGCTAGTCAAATAGTTAAACTAGCAGAAATTATCGATCTTAAAACTTATTATCTTTATAAAATTAGTTTTGATATTTCAAACACAAAACTAGTTAATAGTTGAATTAATCAAAATCGAATTCAAATAATAACTAAACTTTTTAGTAACAAAGTTATTTATCAAATTCAAACAGAATCAGAAATTAAAGAAACTAGCTTTTTTCAAATTATTGAAGAACAAATCTTAAATAAATTATTTTAA
- the secA gene encoding preprotein translocase subunit SecA yields the protein MISDKRLVKRYGQIADQIIALEPEMRKLKDEDFKKKTQEFKDLINSGTNPDALLIETYALAREAARRVLGLNAYRVQLIGGIILNSGDIAEMRTGEGKTLTGIFPAYLNALTGKGVHIVTVNEYLSRRDSEINGQVFDLLGISVGLNGSRLSKYEKKEAYDKDITYTTNSELGFDYLRDNMVTDYSQKVQRQLNYCIIDEADSVLIDEARTPLIISGGSSSRMNLYKTANDFAVSLTEKEDVDIDLESKQVYLTEQGIKKANDFFSIKKLFALENTEIFHLIMNALKVQFVFKEGVEYTVKDGEILLIDQFTGRIMQGRSYSDGLQQALQAKEGVDIEEETVTLATITYQNFYRLYSKIAGMTGTAKTEEEEFIKIYNTRVVVTPTNKPVIRKDEPDLTFGSKNAALKKLVQDVKQTHELGAPILIGTTSVESSEQIARYLTKAGLKFETINAKNHDREAEIVAKAGELGAITLATNMAGRGTDIKLSDEVRKLGGLRVFGVERNEARRIDNQLRGRSGRQGDPGISRFYISMDDDLMIRFTAPKTRERFKVLGDDYIKSRMFTRAVTNSQKKLEGMNFDQRKNVLDYDNILAQQREIIYAQRDDILEATDLTVVIKKFQVTTAYELIGKYSIEVHGEKTLDEEQLLEAIDGKLVAKNKFKIEDFYNKEKMDLAIEIADAMMQLYKARISDIPEEVALDMERKIILESFDKYWTKHLDVANKLKSGIYLQQYAQNNPLAIYVEQATSLFNKMKVNIADEVVYNLSNVILKLVEEEPEPERIEITDQDIENILTETGLTNNDINNQAINRRFDQLEEEFKDDKTRLRRLKIQRDVMLGLVIELDRRAQMLAESTIDNKKITKLVKKIQKDADITTLTVEEVDANFEKLAKKAKDAEALQQLSIAREVLLELIQKMDDFKRQARHESKKNAEDAVEEDQKVKIRIG from the coding sequence ATGATATCTGATAAACGTTTAGTAAAAAGATATGGTCAGATTGCTGATCAAATTATTGCATTAGAACCAGAAATGAGAAAATTAAAAGACGAAGATTTTAAGAAAAAAACTCAAGAGTTTAAAGATCTTATAAACTCTGGAACAAATCCTGATGCTTTGTTAATTGAAACATACGCGTTAGCTAGAGAAGCGGCAAGAAGAGTATTGGGATTAAATGCTTATAGAGTGCAATTAATTGGAGGAATTATTTTAAATTCTGGTGATATTGCTGAGATGAGAACTGGTGAAGGTAAAACTTTAACTGGTATTTTTCCTGCTTATTTAAACGCTTTAACTGGTAAAGGTGTTCATATTGTGACTGTTAATGAATATCTTTCAAGACGTGATAGTGAAATCAACGGACAAGTTTTCGATCTTTTAGGAATTAGTGTGGGATTAAACGGAAGTAGACTTTCTAAATATGAAAAAAAAGAAGCTTATGATAAAGACATTACTTATACAACTAACTCTGAGTTAGGATTTGATTATCTAAGAGATAATATGGTTACTGATTATAGTCAAAAAGTCCAAAGACAATTAAACTATTGTATTATCGATGAAGCAGATTCTGTTTTAATTGATGAAGCTAGAACTCCTTTGATTATTTCAGGAGGCTCATCATCAAGAATGAATCTTTATAAAACAGCTAATGATTTTGCAGTTTCGTTAACTGAAAAAGAAGATGTTGATATTGATTTAGAATCAAAACAGGTTTATTTAACTGAACAAGGGATTAAAAAAGCTAATGATTTCTTTTCTATTAAAAAACTTTTTGCTTTAGAAAATACTGAAATTTTTCACTTAATTATGAATGCTTTAAAAGTACAATTTGTTTTTAAAGAAGGTGTTGAATATACAGTTAAAGATGGTGAAATTCTACTAATCGACCAATTTACTGGACGTATTATGCAAGGAAGAAGTTATTCTGATGGACTTCAACAAGCTTTACAAGCAAAAGAAGGTGTTGATATCGAAGAAGAAACTGTAACACTTGCAACTATTACTTATCAAAACTTTTACAGACTATATTCAAAAATTGCAGGTATGACAGGGACTGCAAAAACCGAAGAAGAAGAATTTATTAAAATTTATAATACTAGAGTTGTTGTTACTCCTACAAATAAGCCAGTTATTCGTAAAGATGAACCAGATTTAACTTTTGGTTCTAAAAATGCTGCTTTAAAAAAATTAGTTCAAGATGTTAAACAAACTCATGAGTTAGGTGCTCCTATTTTAATTGGAACAACTAGTGTTGAATCAAGTGAACAAATTGCAAGATATTTAACAAAAGCTGGGTTAAAATTTGAAACTATTAACGCTAAAAATCACGACAGAGAAGCCGAGATTGTTGCTAAAGCCGGTGAGTTAGGAGCAATTACTTTAGCCACTAATATGGCAGGTCGTGGAACTGATATTAAGTTAAGTGATGAAGTCCGTAAACTAGGTGGATTACGTGTTTTTGGTGTTGAAAGAAATGAAGCAAGACGTATTGATAATCAGTTAAGAGGACGTTCAGGACGTCAAGGTGATCCAGGTATTTCAAGATTTTATATCTCAATGGATGATGATTTAATGATTCGTTTTACTGCTCCAAAAACAAGAGAACGCTTCAAAGTTTTAGGTGATGATTACATTAAATCCCGAATGTTTACAAGAGCAGTTACTAATTCGCAAAAAAAACTTGAAGGGATGAACTTTGATCAACGTAAAAATGTTTTAGATTATGATAATATTCTAGCCCAACAACGTGAAATCATTTATGCTCAACGTGATGATATTTTAGAAGCAACCGATCTAACTGTTGTTATTAAAAAATTCCAAGTTACTACAGCTTATGAATTAATTGGAAAATATTCAATTGAAGTTCATGGCGAAAAAACTTTAGATGAAGAACAATTACTAGAAGCAATTGATGGTAAGTTAGTTGCTAAAAATAAATTTAAAATTGAAGATTTTTACAACAAAGAAAAGATGGATTTGGCGATTGAAATTGCTGATGCTATGATGCAATTGTATAAAGCAAGAATTTCAGATATTCCTGAAGAAGTTGCTTTAGATATGGAAAGAAAAATTATTTTAGAGTCATTTGATAAATATTGAACCAAGCACTTAGATGTAGCTAATAAGTTAAAAAGTGGTATTTATTTACAACAATATGCTCAAAATAATCCACTAGCAATTTATGTAGAACAAGCAACAAGTTTATTTAATAAAATGAAAGTTAATATTGCAGATGAAGTGGTATATAACCTTTCAAATGTAATTCTAAAACTTGTTGAAGAAGAACCAGAACCAGAAAGAATTGAGATAACAGATCAAGATATTGAAAATATTTTAACTGAAACTGGACTAACAAATAATGACATCAATAACCAAGCAATTAATCGTCGTTTTGATCAATTAGAAGAAGAGTTTAAAGATGATAAAACTAGATTAAGACGTTTAAAGATTCAACGTGATGTTATGTTAGGATTAGTAATTGAACTAGATCGAAGAGCACAAATGCTTGCTGAATCAACAATTGATAACAAAAAAATCACAAAGTTAGTTAAAAAGATTCAAAAAGATGCTGATATTACAACTTTGACAGTTGAAGAAGTTGATGCTAACTTTGAAAAACTTGCTAAAAAAGCTAAAGACGCTGAGGCATTGCAACAATTGTCTATCGCAAGAGAAGTTCTTTTAGAATTAATTCAAAAAATGGATGATTTTAAAAGACAAGCTCGTCATGAATCAAAGAAAAATGCTGAAGATGCAGTTGAAGAAGATCAAAAAGTAAAAATACGTATCGGATAA